One window from the genome of Candidatus Didemnitutus sp. encodes:
- the sufT gene encoding putative Fe-S cluster assembly protein SufT codes for MTNRERTLSRDVVAHQIPSGDKQTLAAGETVLIHQVLGGSYTVQTGFGLFRINGSDADALGEEVKASNIAAAATADGAPESEAIWQQLRQVYDPEIPVNIVDLGLIYSMEVSKQDDGGHRVDVQMTLTAPGCGMGPVIAEDAKSKILLVPGVSAADVRITWEPPWNQSMISEEGKMKLGLI; via the coding sequence ATGACCAACCGCGAACGCACCCTCTCCCGCGACGTCGTCGCGCACCAGATCCCGTCCGGCGATAAGCAGACGCTCGCCGCCGGCGAGACCGTCCTCATCCACCAAGTTCTCGGTGGCAGCTACACCGTGCAGACCGGCTTCGGCCTCTTCCGCATCAACGGCTCCGACGCCGATGCGCTCGGTGAAGAGGTAAAAGCCTCCAACATCGCCGCCGCCGCCACCGCGGACGGTGCGCCCGAATCCGAGGCCATCTGGCAGCAACTTCGTCAGGTCTACGACCCCGAGATCCCGGTCAACATCGTCGACCTCGGCCTCATTTACTCGATGGAAGTTTCGAAGCAGGACGACGGCGGCCACCGCGTCGACGTCCAGATGACGCTCACCGCGCCTGGCTGCGGCATGGGCCCCGTCATCGCGGAAGACGCGAAGAGCAAAATCCTCCTCGTCCCCGGCGTCAGCGCCGCCGACGTCCGCATCACTTGGGAGCCACCCTGGAATCAGTCCATGATCTCCGAAGAGGGAAAGATGAAGCTCGGCCTCATCTGA
- the mtnA gene encoding S-methyl-5-thioribose-1-phosphate isomerase: protein MNVAGRPFRTIWPAADGVSVEIIDQTQLPHAFAIARLASLEDTAHAIRAMLVRGAPLIGATAAWGLWLALRADASDAALAHAHATLLATRPTAVNLRWALDRGRAHLAPLSASARADAARRLAIEICDEDVALNRGIATAGLPLIRTVAARKSAGQPVNILTHCNAGWLAAVDVGLATAPIYAAHDAAIPVHVWVDETRPRNQGASLTAWELLHHGVPHTVIPDNAGGHLMQHGHVDLVIVGTDRTTATGDVCNKIGTYLKALAAHDNGVPFYVAAPSPSIDWTLRDGLREIPIEERSAREVTHLAGRLPDGSVATVALTPDGSPAANPAFDVTPARLVTGLITERGVCAASAAGLRGLFPDR from the coding sequence ATGAACGTCGCCGGACGTCCCTTCCGCACCATCTGGCCCGCCGCTGATGGCGTGAGCGTCGAGATCATCGACCAGACGCAACTGCCGCACGCGTTCGCGATCGCCCGCCTCGCCTCCCTCGAAGACACCGCGCACGCCATCCGCGCCATGCTCGTGCGCGGCGCGCCGCTCATCGGCGCCACCGCCGCGTGGGGTCTGTGGCTCGCGCTCCGCGCCGACGCCTCCGATGCCGCGCTCGCCCACGCCCACGCCACGCTGCTCGCCACGCGTCCCACCGCCGTGAATCTCCGCTGGGCCCTCGACCGCGGACGCGCGCACCTCGCTCCGCTGTCGGCCTCCGCCCGCGCCGACGCCGCCCGCCGTCTCGCGATCGAAATCTGCGACGAGGACGTCGCGCTCAACCGCGGCATCGCCACCGCCGGCCTCCCGCTCATCCGCACCGTCGCCGCGCGCAAATCCGCCGGTCAACCGGTCAACATCCTCACGCACTGCAACGCCGGCTGGCTCGCCGCCGTCGACGTCGGTCTCGCCACTGCGCCGATCTACGCCGCGCACGACGCCGCCATCCCCGTTCACGTCTGGGTCGACGAAACGCGTCCGCGCAACCAGGGCGCGAGCCTCACTGCGTGGGAACTCCTCCACCACGGCGTGCCGCACACCGTCATCCCCGACAACGCCGGCGGACATCTTATGCAACATGGCCATGTCGACCTCGTCATCGTCGGCACCGACCGCACCACCGCCACCGGCGACGTCTGCAACAAGATCGGCACCTACCTGAAAGCCCTCGCCGCGCACGACAACGGCGTGCCGTTCTACGTCGCCGCGCCCTCGCCGAGCATCGACTGGACGCTCCGCGACGGTCTCCGCGAAATTCCCATCGAGGAACGCTCCGCGCGCGAGGTCACACACCTCGCCGGCCGCCTGCCCGATGGCTCCGTCGCCACCGTCGCGCTCACGCCCGACGGCAGTCCCGCCGCCAATCCCGCCTTCGACGTCACGCCCGCCCGCCTCGTCACCGGCCTCATCACCGAGCGCGGCGTCTGCGCGGCCAGCGCAGCCGGCTTACGCGGTCTGTTTCCCGACCGCTGA